Proteins co-encoded in one Gossypium arboreum isolate Shixiya-1 chromosome 11, ASM2569848v2, whole genome shotgun sequence genomic window:
- the LOC108473633 gene encoding serine/threonine-protein kinase MHK-like isoform X1, which produces MERYKISEELGDGTCGSVFKAFNIETFEIVAVKKMKRKFYFWEECMNLREVKVLRKLNHPNIVKLKEVVRENNELFFIFEYMEHNLYQIMRERQEPFSEWEIRSFMSQMLQGLAHMHRNGYFHRDLKPENLLVTKDVLKIADFGLAREVSSMPPYTEYVSTRWYRSPEVLLQSSSYTPAIDMWAVGAILAELFTSSPIFPGESEIDQLYKICCVLGAPDWTSFPEATNISRLINISYSEILPTNLSDIIPNAGPEAVDLIMQLCSWDPLRRPTADQALQHPFFNVDARIPHPRLHDPLELRLNNMESKPNLELNLWDFDTEPDDCFLGLTLAVKPSVSKLEAVHNGSQRMEEDILFCPSLKDHPEQSVFWSLLTPDQNGIHTPVESSLSLSFSSIQHPPIGVPQSAGFAIASLQPNLPVRQNYWLWPPPSSKVRENVCDSRADARLW; this is translated from the exons ATGGAAAG GTATAAAATTTCGGAGGAGCTTGGAGATGGTACCTGTGGTAGTGTGTTCAAAGCCTTCAATATAGAAACATTTGAGATT GTTGCTgttaagaaaatgaaaagaaagttCTACTTTTGGGAAGAGTGTATGAATCTAAGAGAAGTTAAG GTCCTTCGTAAACTAAATCACCCTAATATTGTAAAGTTAAAGGAGGTTGTCAGGGAAAACAATGAACTATTCTTCATTTTTGAGTACATG GAACATAATCTTTACCAAATCATGAGAGAGCGGCAGGAACCTTTTTCCGAATGGGAGATACGCAGTTTCATGTCTCAGATGCTGCAAGGACTTGCTCACATGCATAGAAATGGATATTTTCATCGAGATTTGAAACCTG AGAACTTGCTGGTGACAAAGGATGTTCTGAAAATTGCGGATTTTGGACTGGCAAGAGAAGTATCATCAATGCCTCCTTATACAGAATATGTTTCTACTCGATG GTACCGTTCTCCAGAAGTCTTGTTGCAATCTTCCTCTTACACTCCTGCTATTG ATATGTGGGCTGTTGGTGCTATATTAGCGGAGCTTTTTACTTCATCTCCTATTTTTCCTGGTGAAAG TGAAATAGATCAACTGTACAAGATATGCTGTGTTTTGGGTGCGCCTGATTGGACTTCCTTTCCTGAAGCAACAAACATCTCTCGTCTAATCAATATTAGTTATTCAGAG ATTTTACCTACCAACCTATCAGATATCATTCCTAATGCCGGCCCGGAGGCTGTTGATTTAATCATG CAACTTTGTTCATGGGATCCATTAAGGAGGCCAACAGCAGATCAGGCATTGCAGCATCCTTTTTTTAAT GTGGATGCTCGCATTCCTCATCCACGACTGCATGATCCACTTGAGCTCAGGCTAAACAACATGG AGTCAAAGCCAAATCTTGAGTTGAATCTATGGGATTTCGACACTGAACCTGATGATTGTTTTCTGGGCCTGACGCTTGCTGTGAAACCAAGTGTTTCAAAATTAG AGGCAGTCCATAATGGCTCTCAGCGTATGGAAGAG GATATACTGTTTTGTCCTAGTCTGAAAGATCATCCAGAGCAATCAG TTTTTTGGTCATTGCTTACTCCTGATCAAAATGGAATTCACACACCAGTTGAATCCTCCTTGTCTCTCTCATTTAG TTCGATTCAGCATCCACCAATTGGAGTTCCACAATCTGCTGGGTTTGCAATCGCATCATTGCAGCCTAATCTCCCAGTTCGTCAAAATTATTGGCTGTGGCCTCCCCCTTCCAGCAAG GTAAGGGAAAATGTCTGTGATTCTCGAGCAGATGCAAGGCTTTGGTAA
- the LOC108473633 gene encoding serine/threonine-protein kinase MHK-like isoform X3 — MKRKFYFWEECMNLREVKVLRKLNHPNIVKLKEVVRENNELFFIFEYMEHNLYQIMRERQEPFSEWEIRSFMSQMLQGLAHMHRNGYFHRDLKPENLLVTKDVLKIADFGLAREVSSMPPYTEYVSTRWYRSPEVLLQSSSYTPAIDMWAVGAILAELFTSSPIFPGESEIDQLYKICCVLGAPDWTSFPEATNISRLINISYSEILPTNLSDIIPNAGPEAVDLIMQLCSWDPLRRPTADQALQHPFFNVDARIPHPRLHDPLELRLNNMESKPNLELNLWDFDTEPDDCFLGLTLAVKPSVSKLEAVHNGSQRMEEDILFCPSLKDHPEQSVFWSLLTPDQNGIHTPVESSLSLSFSSIQHPPIGVPQSAGFAIASLQPNLPVRQNYWLWPPPSSKVRENVCDSRADARLW; from the exons atgaaaagaaagttCTACTTTTGGGAAGAGTGTATGAATCTAAGAGAAGTTAAG GTCCTTCGTAAACTAAATCACCCTAATATTGTAAAGTTAAAGGAGGTTGTCAGGGAAAACAATGAACTATTCTTCATTTTTGAGTACATG GAACATAATCTTTACCAAATCATGAGAGAGCGGCAGGAACCTTTTTCCGAATGGGAGATACGCAGTTTCATGTCTCAGATGCTGCAAGGACTTGCTCACATGCATAGAAATGGATATTTTCATCGAGATTTGAAACCTG AGAACTTGCTGGTGACAAAGGATGTTCTGAAAATTGCGGATTTTGGACTGGCAAGAGAAGTATCATCAATGCCTCCTTATACAGAATATGTTTCTACTCGATG GTACCGTTCTCCAGAAGTCTTGTTGCAATCTTCCTCTTACACTCCTGCTATTG ATATGTGGGCTGTTGGTGCTATATTAGCGGAGCTTTTTACTTCATCTCCTATTTTTCCTGGTGAAAG TGAAATAGATCAACTGTACAAGATATGCTGTGTTTTGGGTGCGCCTGATTGGACTTCCTTTCCTGAAGCAACAAACATCTCTCGTCTAATCAATATTAGTTATTCAGAG ATTTTACCTACCAACCTATCAGATATCATTCCTAATGCCGGCCCGGAGGCTGTTGATTTAATCATG CAACTTTGTTCATGGGATCCATTAAGGAGGCCAACAGCAGATCAGGCATTGCAGCATCCTTTTTTTAAT GTGGATGCTCGCATTCCTCATCCACGACTGCATGATCCACTTGAGCTCAGGCTAAACAACATGG AGTCAAAGCCAAATCTTGAGTTGAATCTATGGGATTTCGACACTGAACCTGATGATTGTTTTCTGGGCCTGACGCTTGCTGTGAAACCAAGTGTTTCAAAATTAG AGGCAGTCCATAATGGCTCTCAGCGTATGGAAGAG GATATACTGTTTTGTCCTAGTCTGAAAGATCATCCAGAGCAATCAG TTTTTTGGTCATTGCTTACTCCTGATCAAAATGGAATTCACACACCAGTTGAATCCTCCTTGTCTCTCTCATTTAG TTCGATTCAGCATCCACCAATTGGAGTTCCACAATCTGCTGGGTTTGCAATCGCATCATTGCAGCCTAATCTCCCAGTTCGTCAAAATTATTGGCTGTGGCCTCCCCCTTCCAGCAAG GTAAGGGAAAATGTCTGTGATTCTCGAGCAGATGCAAGGCTTTGGTAA
- the LOC108473633 gene encoding serine/threonine-protein kinase MHK-like isoform X2 encodes MERYKISEELGDGTCGSVFKAFNIETFEIVAVKKMKRKFYFWEECMNLREVKVLRKLNHPNIVKLKEVVRENNELFFIFEYMEHNLYQIMRERQEPFSEWEIRSFMSQMLQGLAHMHRNGYFHRDLKPENLLVTKDVLKIADFGLAREVSSMPPYTEYVSTRWYRSPEVLLQSSSYTPAIDMWAVGAILAELFTSSPIFPGESEIDQLYKICCVLGAPDWTSFPEATNISRLINISYSEILPTNLSDIIPNAGPEAVDLIMQLCSWDPLRRPTADQALQHPFFNVDARIPHPRLHDPLELRLNNMESKPNLELNLWDFDTEPDDCFLGLTLAVKPSVSKLEAVHNGSQRMEEDILFCPSLKDHPEQSVFWSLLTPDQNGIHTPVESSLSLSFSSIQHPPIGVPQSAGFAIASLQPNLPVRQNYWLWPPPSSKCADGICR; translated from the exons ATGGAAAG GTATAAAATTTCGGAGGAGCTTGGAGATGGTACCTGTGGTAGTGTGTTCAAAGCCTTCAATATAGAAACATTTGAGATT GTTGCTgttaagaaaatgaaaagaaagttCTACTTTTGGGAAGAGTGTATGAATCTAAGAGAAGTTAAG GTCCTTCGTAAACTAAATCACCCTAATATTGTAAAGTTAAAGGAGGTTGTCAGGGAAAACAATGAACTATTCTTCATTTTTGAGTACATG GAACATAATCTTTACCAAATCATGAGAGAGCGGCAGGAACCTTTTTCCGAATGGGAGATACGCAGTTTCATGTCTCAGATGCTGCAAGGACTTGCTCACATGCATAGAAATGGATATTTTCATCGAGATTTGAAACCTG AGAACTTGCTGGTGACAAAGGATGTTCTGAAAATTGCGGATTTTGGACTGGCAAGAGAAGTATCATCAATGCCTCCTTATACAGAATATGTTTCTACTCGATG GTACCGTTCTCCAGAAGTCTTGTTGCAATCTTCCTCTTACACTCCTGCTATTG ATATGTGGGCTGTTGGTGCTATATTAGCGGAGCTTTTTACTTCATCTCCTATTTTTCCTGGTGAAAG TGAAATAGATCAACTGTACAAGATATGCTGTGTTTTGGGTGCGCCTGATTGGACTTCCTTTCCTGAAGCAACAAACATCTCTCGTCTAATCAATATTAGTTATTCAGAG ATTTTACCTACCAACCTATCAGATATCATTCCTAATGCCGGCCCGGAGGCTGTTGATTTAATCATG CAACTTTGTTCATGGGATCCATTAAGGAGGCCAACAGCAGATCAGGCATTGCAGCATCCTTTTTTTAAT GTGGATGCTCGCATTCCTCATCCACGACTGCATGATCCACTTGAGCTCAGGCTAAACAACATGG AGTCAAAGCCAAATCTTGAGTTGAATCTATGGGATTTCGACACTGAACCTGATGATTGTTTTCTGGGCCTGACGCTTGCTGTGAAACCAAGTGTTTCAAAATTAG AGGCAGTCCATAATGGCTCTCAGCGTATGGAAGAG GATATACTGTTTTGTCCTAGTCTGAAAGATCATCCAGAGCAATCAG TTTTTTGGTCATTGCTTACTCCTGATCAAAATGGAATTCACACACCAGTTGAATCCTCCTTGTCTCTCTCATTTAG TTCGATTCAGCATCCACCAATTGGAGTTCCACAATCTGCTGGGTTTGCAATCGCATCATTGCAGCCTAATCTCCCAGTTCGTCAAAATTATTGGCTGTGGCCTCCCCCTTCCAGCAAG TGTGCCGACGGTATATGCAGGTAA
- the LOC108473633 gene encoding serine/threonine-protein kinase MHK-like isoform X4 — protein sequence MERYKISEELGDGTCGSVFKAFNIETFEIVAVKKMKRKFYFWEECMNLREVKVLRKLNHPNIVKLKEVVRENNELFFIFEYMEHNLYQIMRERQEPFSEWEIRSFMSQMLQGLAHMHRNGYFHRDLKPENLLVTKDVLKIADFGLAREVSSMPPYTEYVSTRWYRSPEVLLQSSSYTPAIDMWAVGAILAELFTSSPIFPGESEIDQLYKICCVLGAPDWTSFPEATNISRLINISYSEILPTNLSDIIPNAGPEAVDLIMQLCSWDPLRRPTADQALQHPFFNVDARIPHPRLHDPLELRLNNMESKPNLELNLWDFDTEPDDCFLGLTLAVKPSVSKLEAVHNGSQRMEEDILFCPSLKDHPEQSVFWSLLTPDQNGIHTPVESSLSLSFR from the exons ATGGAAAG GTATAAAATTTCGGAGGAGCTTGGAGATGGTACCTGTGGTAGTGTGTTCAAAGCCTTCAATATAGAAACATTTGAGATT GTTGCTgttaagaaaatgaaaagaaagttCTACTTTTGGGAAGAGTGTATGAATCTAAGAGAAGTTAAG GTCCTTCGTAAACTAAATCACCCTAATATTGTAAAGTTAAAGGAGGTTGTCAGGGAAAACAATGAACTATTCTTCATTTTTGAGTACATG GAACATAATCTTTACCAAATCATGAGAGAGCGGCAGGAACCTTTTTCCGAATGGGAGATACGCAGTTTCATGTCTCAGATGCTGCAAGGACTTGCTCACATGCATAGAAATGGATATTTTCATCGAGATTTGAAACCTG AGAACTTGCTGGTGACAAAGGATGTTCTGAAAATTGCGGATTTTGGACTGGCAAGAGAAGTATCATCAATGCCTCCTTATACAGAATATGTTTCTACTCGATG GTACCGTTCTCCAGAAGTCTTGTTGCAATCTTCCTCTTACACTCCTGCTATTG ATATGTGGGCTGTTGGTGCTATATTAGCGGAGCTTTTTACTTCATCTCCTATTTTTCCTGGTGAAAG TGAAATAGATCAACTGTACAAGATATGCTGTGTTTTGGGTGCGCCTGATTGGACTTCCTTTCCTGAAGCAACAAACATCTCTCGTCTAATCAATATTAGTTATTCAGAG ATTTTACCTACCAACCTATCAGATATCATTCCTAATGCCGGCCCGGAGGCTGTTGATTTAATCATG CAACTTTGTTCATGGGATCCATTAAGGAGGCCAACAGCAGATCAGGCATTGCAGCATCCTTTTTTTAAT GTGGATGCTCGCATTCCTCATCCACGACTGCATGATCCACTTGAGCTCAGGCTAAACAACATGG AGTCAAAGCCAAATCTTGAGTTGAATCTATGGGATTTCGACACTGAACCTGATGATTGTTTTCTGGGCCTGACGCTTGCTGTGAAACCAAGTGTTTCAAAATTAG AGGCAGTCCATAATGGCTCTCAGCGTATGGAAGAG GATATACTGTTTTGTCCTAGTCTGAAAGATCATCCAGAGCAATCAG TTTTTTGGTCATTGCTTACTCCTGATCAAAATGGAATTCACACACCAGTTGAATCCTCCTTGTCTCTCTCATTTAGGTGA